The following proteins are encoded in a genomic region of Betaproteobacteria bacterium:
- the rlmN gene encoding 23S rRNA (adenine(2503)-C(2))-methyltransferase RlmN, producing MAVNLLDFDTASLGDWFAAQGEKPFRARQVMRWVHRSGASAIEQMTDLSKDLRVRLAQQCVVEPPGVLLDSTAPDGTRKWLLNVGAGNGIETVFIPETNRGTLCISSQVGCALECAFCSTGRQGFNRNLSAAEIIGQLWLANRALGADLASGRRPVTNVVMMGMGEPLANFDAVVTAMRVMLDDHAYGMSRRRVTLSTSGMVPWIDRLRETLPVSLAVSLHAPNDSLRDRIVPINRKWPLRELLAACRRYVDGVPAAEDEDDDAATDMLRNVKWQRAGAPRDFITFEYVMLKNVNDSMAHASELIDVVGDLPCKFNLIPFNPFPNAGFERSDPETVVRFQGRLMEAGFVTTVRKTRGQEIDGACGQLAGQVQDKTRRVEKREGAASPT from the coding sequence ATGGCCGTCAATCTGCTCGATTTCGATACGGCATCGCTCGGCGACTGGTTCGCCGCGCAGGGCGAGAAGCCGTTTCGTGCGCGCCAGGTGATGCGGTGGGTTCACCGCAGCGGCGCGTCCGCGATCGAGCAGATGACCGATCTTTCCAAGGACCTCCGCGTCCGGCTCGCGCAACAATGCGTCGTCGAACCGCCCGGGGTCCTTCTCGACAGCACGGCGCCGGACGGAACCCGCAAGTGGCTTCTGAATGTCGGGGCGGGAAACGGCATCGAGACCGTCTTCATTCCCGAAACCAATCGCGGAACGCTCTGCATATCGAGCCAGGTGGGGTGTGCGCTCGAGTGCGCGTTCTGCTCGACCGGACGACAGGGGTTCAACCGCAATTTGAGCGCTGCCGAGATCATCGGCCAGCTGTGGCTCGCGAATCGCGCGCTTGGCGCCGATCTGGCCTCGGGCAGGCGGCCCGTCACCAATGTCGTGATGATGGGCATGGGTGAGCCGTTGGCGAACTTCGATGCCGTTGTCACTGCGATGCGCGTGATGCTGGACGACCACGCCTATGGAATGTCCCGGCGCCGCGTGACTCTGTCGACCTCCGGGATGGTGCCCTGGATAGACCGTCTGCGGGAGACGCTGCCCGTGTCCCTTGCCGTGTCTCTCCATGCCCCGAACGATTCTCTGCGCGACCGCATCGTGCCGATCAACCGCAAATGGCCATTGCGCGAGCTGCTGGCGGCATGCCGGCGCTACGTCGATGGCGTTCCGGCCGCGGAGGACGAAGATGACGACGCCGCCACGGACATGCTGCGCAACGTGAAATGGCAGCGGGCAGGCGCGCCGAGAGATTTCATCACGTTCGAGTACGTCATGCTCAAGAACGTGAACGATTCGATGGCGCACGCGTCGGAGTTGATCGACGTGGTGGGCGATCTGCCATGCAAATTCAATCTGATCCCGTTCAATCCGTTCCCGAATGCAGGATTCGAGCGTTCGGATCCGGAGACCGTGGTGCGCTTCCAGGGACGTTTGATGGAAGCGGGTTTCGTCACGACGGTGCGAAAGACGCGCGGTCAGGAGATCGACGGGGCCTGCGGCCAGCTGGCGGGGCAAGTTCAGGACAAGACACGCCGCGTGGAAAAGCGCGAGGGGGCCGCAAGTCCGACATGA
- a CDS encoding helix-turn-helix domain-containing protein, translating to MGMSFSDVARHLKLHPRQVEALERDDYATLPGPVFVRGFLRNYARLLGLEGEVLIAQSEKAGRLPAPSATTVKVTDRGGALDRHHPRFRESTGRHGSVWKRSWLPLALGLIVIAGILIYFGRRDIAPMPTTMDVSPLQSPAATADAPGVSTQPAPEASATPAPSPSEAAPPPGGSSGAAGVPGGASTAGPSSAATTSPSPATAAAAGSDGTASSAAASPEPARKTEAKSKEKSTTSRPAAEAEASKPVETSSGGSAESAPKPAREEREADGGGGPVIRLSFSRESWVEVRDASGAIVFSQLNPAGSERTVRGQPPFQVTVGNAGGVNVNYNSKDIDLGPHTRSDVAHITLE from the coding sequence ATGGGAATGTCGTTTTCCGATGTGGCGCGGCATCTCAAGTTGCATCCCCGTCAGGTGGAGGCGCTGGAGCGCGACGACTACGCCACGCTCCCCGGCCCCGTCTTCGTGAGAGGATTTCTGCGCAACTACGCACGGCTGCTCGGACTGGAAGGCGAAGTTCTGATCGCCCAATCGGAGAAGGCGGGCCGGCTCCCCGCGCCGTCTGCCACGACAGTCAAGGTCACGGACAGGGGCGGCGCCCTCGACAGGCATCATCCGCGGTTTCGGGAGTCCACCGGCCGGCATGGCTCTGTCTGGAAGCGCAGCTGGCTTCCTCTGGCGCTGGGTCTTATCGTCATTGCCGGGATCCTGATCTACTTCGGCCGCCGTGACATCGCTCCCATGCCCACCACGATGGATGTCTCGCCTCTGCAGTCTCCCGCAGCGACGGCTGACGCGCCCGGAGTGTCCACTCAGCCTGCGCCGGAGGCTTCCGCCACGCCCGCTCCTTCTCCTTCGGAAGCTGCGCCACCCCCGGGCGGTTCCTCGGGTGCCGCAGGCGTCCCGGGCGGTGCATCGACGGCGGGTCCGTCTTCTGCGGCAACGACGTCGCCGTCGCCGGCAACTGCGGCTGCGGCCGGTTCTGACGGAACTGCGTCGTCGGCCGCCGCATCACCCGAGCCGGCTCGGAAGACCGAGGCCAAGTCCAAGGAGAAATCCACCACATCCAGACCTGCGGCCGAGGCCGAAGCGTCGAAGCCCGTGGAGACGTCGAGCGGCGGCTCCGCGGAATCCGCCCCCAAGCCGGCGCGGGAAGAGCGCGAGGCCGACGGAGGAGGCGGGCCCGTCATCCGTCTGTCGTTCTCGCGCGAGTCGTGGGTCGAAGTCAGGGATGCGTCCGGGGCCATCGTGTTTTCCCAGCTCAATCCGGCGGGGAGCGAACGGACCGTGAGAGGGCAGCCACCGTTCCAGGTCACCGTCGGGAACGCGGGTGGCGTGAACGTGAACTACAACTCCAAGGACATCGATCTGGGGCCGCACACGCGCAGCGACGTCGCCCATATCACCCTGGAGTGA
- the pilW gene encoding type IV pilus biogenesis/stability protein PilW, whose translation MKAFTLLLLVALMLAAGCRAPGPGQEMDTRSVAANPRPEPGTPAERARAHTELGASYLQIGRFGVALQELQEAIKADPNYVPAYSTLGLVYMELREDAKAKASFERALKIDPADSDTNNNYGLFLCDRKKEKEGVRYFLAALKNPLYATPEDSYVNAGICSRRAGDDAAAQLYLERALKIQPNDGRALVHLARVHFDRRQMNLAKSYMTKFMQNSKNADAASLWLAARIEQALGDRAAVASYGSQLKSKFPDSQEARLFTEGIFE comes from the coding sequence ATGAAAGCCTTCACCTTGCTGTTGCTCGTGGCACTGATGCTGGCGGCAGGCTGCCGCGCGCCGGGACCCGGACAGGAGATGGACACACGTTCCGTTGCTGCCAATCCGCGGCCCGAGCCGGGGACGCCGGCCGAGCGGGCACGGGCACATACGGAATTGGGTGCCAGTTATCTGCAGATCGGTCGCTTCGGCGTGGCTCTGCAGGAGCTGCAGGAGGCGATCAAGGCGGATCCCAACTACGTGCCGGCGTACAGCACGCTGGGCCTCGTGTACATGGAACTCAGGGAGGACGCCAAGGCCAAGGCGAGTTTCGAGCGGGCGCTCAAGATCGACCCCGCCGATTCGGATACCAACAACAACTACGGCCTGTTCCTGTGCGACCGGAAGAAGGAGAAGGAAGGCGTCCGCTATTTCCTCGCCGCACTGAAGAATCCTCTGTATGCGACCCCGGAAGACTCGTACGTCAATGCCGGCATCTGTTCGAGGCGGGCAGGTGACGACGCAGCGGCCCAGCTCTATCTCGAACGGGCACTCAAGATTCAGCCCAACGACGGTCGAGCGCTGGTGCATCTGGCGCGGGTGCATTTCGATCGCAGGCAGATGAACCTCGCCAAGTCGTACATGACGAAGTTCATGCAGAACTCCAAGAACGCGGACGCCGCTTCGCTGTGGCTGGCTGCACGTATCGAACAGGCACTTGGCGACAGGGCGGCCGTCGCATCCTATGGTTCACAGCTGAAATCGAAGTTTCCCGACTCCCAGGAGGCGAGACTCTTCACCGAGGGAATATTCGAATGA